A DNA window from Dama dama isolate Ldn47 chromosome 19, ASM3311817v1, whole genome shotgun sequence contains the following coding sequences:
- the TNFSF10 gene encoding tumor necrosis factor ligand superfamily member 10, producing MTLMQAPGSRLGQICVLLLIFTVLLQAFGMAVFYMYLNKELKQMQGKYFKSSLACFLEEADSSWDSSDDESMINPCWELKSQLHLFVKKMILRTFEEMIPTNPEKQYDPYLERGNGPKRVAAHITGNTRKRSTLPVLGSKNEKAVGHKIVYWESSRKGHSFLNKLILRNGELVIQYTGFYYIYSQTYFRFQEHEEGLGTVSTEENRKKIKQMVQYIYKYTSYPDPILLMKSARNSCWSKDSEYGLYSIYQGGIFELKENDRIFVSVTNERLIDLDQEASFFGAFLIG from the exons ATGACGCTGATGCAGGCTCCGGGCTCCAGACTTGGGCAGATCTGCGTGCTGCTGCTCATCTTCACAGTGCTGCTGCAGGCTTTCGGGATGGCCGTGTTTTACATGTATCTCAACAAGGAGCTGAAGCAG ATGCAGGGCAAATACTTCAAAAGTAGCTTggcttgcttcttggaggaagcTGACAGTTCCTGGGACTCCAGCGATGATGAGAGTATGATCAATCCCTGCTGGGAACTAAAGTCACAGCTCCATCTGTTTGTTAAAAAG ATGATTTTGAGAACCTTTGAGGAAATGATTCCTACAAATCCAg AAAAACAATATGATCCTTACCTAGAGAGAGGAAATGGTCCTAAGAGGGTAGCTGCTCATATAACTGGAAACACTCGGAAAAGAAGCACGTTGCCAGTTCTAG GCTCCAAGAATGAAAAAGCTGTGGGCCATAAAATAGTTTACTGGGAGTCGTCAAGAAAAGGACATTCGTTCTTGAATAAATTGATCTTAAGGAATGGAGAGCTGGTTATCCAATACACAGGATTTTATTACATCTATTCCCAAACATACTTTCGATTTCAGGAACATGAGGAAGGTTTGGGAACTGTCTCAacagaagagaacagaaaaaaaatcaaacaaatggtacaatatatttacaaatacacAAGCTATCCTGACCCTATACTGCTGATGAAAAGTGCTAGAAATAGTTGTTGGTCTAAAGATTCAGAATATGGACTCTATTCCATCTATCAAGGAGGAATATTTGAGCTTAAGGAAAATGATCGAATTTTTGTCTCTGTAACTAATGAGCGATTGATTGACCTGGACCAAGAAGCCAGTTTTTTCGGAGCCTTTTTAATTGGCTAA